The following proteins are co-located in the Egicoccus sp. AB-alg2 genome:
- the pcaC gene encoding 4-carboxymuconolactone decarboxylase, whose amino-acid sequence MTDQRAEHGMRVRRAVLGDEHVDRAVAATTDLDAPFQDYITGAAWADVWGREELDRPTRSLVTLALLAALGHEREFEMHLRASRNTGATPEQIREVLLHVALYAGVPAANTAFAALKRVLGAGSADDEGAS is encoded by the coding sequence GTGACCGACCAGCGCGCTGAGCACGGGATGCGGGTGCGACGTGCGGTCCTGGGTGACGAGCACGTGGACCGGGCCGTCGCGGCGACCACCGATCTGGACGCGCCGTTCCAGGACTACATCACCGGGGCGGCGTGGGCGGACGTCTGGGGCCGCGAGGAGCTGGATCGCCCCACCCGCAGCCTGGTGACGCTGGCCCTGCTCGCCGCACTCGGACACGAGCGCGAGTTCGAGATGCACCTGCGGGCCAGCCGCAACACGGGCGCCACCCCCGAGCAGATCCGCGAGGTGCTGCTGCACGTCGCGCTCTATGCCGGGGTCCCGGCCGCCAACACCGCGTTCGCAGCGCTCAAGCGGGTCCTGGGAGCGGGATCCGCCGACGACGAGGGAGCATCGTGA
- the pcaH gene encoding protocatechuate 3,4-dioxygenase subunit beta, with amino-acid sequence MSSTDARYRPRDAGANPPLDHPDYGSTRTRHPKQPPVPLEHTLSEVTGPGPALADVLPEDADLTTNAGTGAEAMGERIIVTGRVVDEDGTPQPNTLVEIWQCNAAGRYIHEGDQHPAPIDPNFIGRGRCLTDEDGTYRFLTIKPGAYPWRNHPNAWRPAHIHFSLFGPALVTRLITQMYFPGDPLHELDPIMGSIPREHWHRLIGDYDHSITQEEWALGYRFDIVLRGPDATPFEAGGAGALA; translated from the coding sequence GTGAGCTCGACCGACGCCCGCTACCGCCCACGCGACGCGGGGGCGAACCCGCCGCTGGACCATCCCGACTACGGCTCGACCCGCACCCGGCATCCGAAGCAGCCGCCGGTGCCGCTCGAGCACACGTTGTCGGAGGTGACCGGGCCCGGGCCGGCGCTCGCGGACGTCCTGCCGGAGGACGCGGACCTGACGACCAACGCCGGCACCGGTGCCGAGGCGATGGGTGAGCGGATCATCGTGACCGGTCGCGTCGTCGACGAGGACGGCACACCGCAACCGAACACGCTGGTCGAGATCTGGCAGTGCAACGCGGCCGGCCGCTACATCCACGAGGGTGATCAGCATCCGGCCCCGATCGACCCCAACTTCATCGGCCGCGGCCGGTGCCTGACCGACGAGGACGGCACCTACCGGTTCCTGACCATCAAGCCGGGCGCCTATCCGTGGCGCAACCATCCCAACGCCTGGCGGCCCGCCCACATCCACTTCTCGCTCTTCGGACCGGCGCTGGTGACGCGACTGATCACTCAGATGTACTTCCCCGGCGATCCCCTCCACGAGCTCGACCCGATCATGGGCTCGATCCCGAGGGAGCACTGGCACCGGCTGATCGGCGACTACGACCACTCGATCACCCAGGAGGAGTGGGCGCTCGGCTACCGCTTCGACATCGTCCTGCGTGGTCCCGACGCGACCCCCTTCGAGGCCGGCGGCGCAGGAGCACTGGCATGA
- the pcaG gene encoding protocatechuate 3,4-dioxygenase subunit alpha: MSATEPTPELLPQTPSQTVGPFFHYALTEEPIDRLDPDGQAGQAIVVHGTVRDGAGDLVCDAMIEVWQADGGGRYRHPADGRSADVPSSFIGFGRVATAKETGQFAVATVMPGTVPGRDGTVQAPHLNVQIFARGLLSHLHTRIYFEGAAANDADPVLAGIPPERRHTLLARPDGEQDGLPRYRFDVVLQGEDETVFFDA, translated from the coding sequence ATGAGCGCGACCGAACCGACCCCCGAGTTGCTGCCGCAGACCCCGTCGCAGACCGTCGGGCCGTTCTTCCACTACGCGCTCACCGAGGAGCCGATCGACCGTCTCGATCCCGACGGGCAGGCCGGCCAGGCGATCGTCGTGCACGGCACCGTCCGCGACGGCGCGGGCGACCTCGTGTGCGACGCGATGATCGAGGTGTGGCAGGCCGACGGCGGCGGTCGCTACCGCCACCCCGCCGACGGTCGGTCGGCCGACGTGCCGAGCTCCTTCATCGGCTTCGGCCGCGTCGCCACCGCGAAGGAGACCGGCCAGTTCGCGGTCGCGACCGTGATGCCGGGCACCGTCCCGGGACGTGACGGCACGGTGCAGGCCCCCCACCTGAACGTGCAGATCTTCGCCCGCGGCCTGCTCAGTCACCTGCACACCCGCATCTACTTCGAGGGTGCGGCCGCCAACGACGCCGACCCGGTGCTCGCCGGCATCCCGCCCGAACGGCGGCACACGCTGCTCGCCCGGCCGGACGGTGAGCAGGACGGCCTGCCCCGCTACCGGTTCGACGTGGTCCTCCAGGGCGAGGACGAGACCGTCTTCTTCGACGCCTGA
- a CDS encoding CoA transferase subunit A codes for MADIVSLADAIATHVRDGDTVAMEGFTHLIPFAAGHEIIRQGRRGLTLIRMTPDLIYDQLIGAGCASKLVFSWGGNPGVGSLHRLRDAVEHGWPNRLELEEHSHAAMAAAFHAGAAGLPFAMLRGYAGSDLRRVNPNIRTVTCPFTGEELAAVPAHRPDVSIVHAQRADRQGNVLVEGIVGVQKEAVLAARRSVVTVEEVVDDLAAPSPNSVILPSWAVDAVAVAPRGAAPSYAHGYYDRDNAFYRAWDAISRERETFEAWIDEHVLAAGMIGPRGASG; via the coding sequence ATGGCCGACATCGTCTCCCTCGCCGACGCCATCGCCACGCACGTGCGCGATGGCGACACGGTCGCGATGGAAGGCTTCACACACCTCATCCCGTTCGCCGCCGGGCACGAGATCATCCGGCAGGGCCGGCGCGGCCTGACCCTGATCCGGATGACGCCGGACCTGATCTACGACCAGCTCATCGGTGCCGGCTGCGCCAGCAAGCTGGTGTTCTCGTGGGGTGGCAACCCCGGGGTGGGCTCCCTGCACCGCCTGCGCGACGCGGTCGAGCACGGCTGGCCGAACCGGCTCGAGCTCGAGGAGCACAGCCACGCGGCCATGGCCGCCGCCTTCCACGCCGGTGCCGCCGGCCTGCCGTTCGCGATGCTGCGCGGCTACGCAGGTTCCGACCTGCGGCGCGTGAATCCCAACATCCGCACGGTCACGTGCCCGTTCACCGGCGAGGAACTCGCGGCCGTGCCCGCGCACCGGCCCGACGTCAGCATCGTCCACGCCCAGCGGGCCGACCGGCAGGGCAACGTGCTCGTCGAGGGCATCGTGGGGGTGCAGAAGGAAGCCGTCCTGGCGGCCCGACGGTCGGTCGTCACAGTCGAGGAGGTCGTCGACGACCTCGCCGCACCCAGCCCGAACTCCGTCATCCTGCCGTCGTGGGCCGTCGACGCGGTGGCGGTCGCACCCCGCGGCGCCGCACCGTCGTACGCGCACGGCTACTACGACCGGGACAACGCCTTCTACCGCGCATGGGACGCGATCTCGCGAGAACGCGAGACGTTCGAGGCCTGGATCGACGAGCACGTGCTGGCGGCCGGCATGATCGGCCCGAGAGGAGCGTCGGGATGA
- a CDS encoding CoA-transferase subunit beta, translated as MSAYTSDELMTVAAARALRNDDVCFVGIGAPSAACNLARLTHAPDIVLIYESGTLQTRPEVLPLSIGDGELCETALTTVPVVEMFQYWLQGGRISKGFLGGAQIDRFANINTTVIGEYDRPKVRLPGGGGAPEIAGSCGEVLITAKHSPRTFVDAVDFVTSLGHGSGPDARRAAGLTTAGPVLVITDLCLLAPDAQTRELVVTSLHEGVTREQVAEATGWPVRFADEVATTPPPSDEELRVLRDLHERTEQAHAGS; from the coding sequence ATGAGCGCCTACACCTCCGACGAGCTGATGACGGTCGCGGCGGCCCGCGCACTGCGCAACGACGACGTCTGCTTCGTCGGCATCGGTGCGCCGTCGGCCGCCTGCAACCTCGCCCGGCTCACCCACGCGCCCGACATCGTGCTCATCTACGAGTCGGGCACGCTGCAGACGCGGCCTGAGGTGCTCCCACTGTCCATCGGCGACGGTGAGCTGTGCGAGACCGCGTTGACCACCGTGCCGGTCGTGGAGATGTTCCAGTACTGGCTCCAGGGCGGGCGCATCTCCAAGGGTTTCCTCGGCGGCGCGCAGATCGACCGTTTCGCGAACATCAACACCACGGTCATCGGTGAGTACGACCGTCCGAAGGTGCGCCTGCCCGGCGGTGGTGGTGCGCCGGAGATCGCCGGCTCGTGTGGCGAGGTGCTGATCACGGCCAAGCACTCGCCTCGGACCTTCGTCGACGCGGTCGACTTCGTCACCTCCCTCGGGCACGGCAGCGGGCCCGACGCCCGGCGTGCGGCCGGGCTCACGACCGCCGGTCCGGTGCTGGTCATCACCGACCTGTGCCTGCTGGCACCCGACGCGCAGACCCGCGAGCTCGTGGTCACGTCACTGCACGAGGGCGTCACCCGTGAACAGGTGGCCGAGGCGACGGGCTGGCCGGTCCGCTTCGCCGACGAGGTGGCGACCACCCCGCCGCCGAGCGACGAGGAGCTCCGGGTGCTGCGCGACCTGCACGAACGCACGGAGCAGGCCCATGCCGGCAGCTGA
- a CDS encoding lyase family protein, whose translation MPAADHGWSDGLLEAGLGDAEVAAAVGWPARVRRMVEVEAALGRALATAGVVPAEAGEAIARACDPDRVDLVALARQAARAPTPVIPLVAALVEQADPLAASWLHHGATSQDVVDTATVLQLRDALDLLDGRLAAVAEHAAVLARQHRDTVMAGRTLGQQAVPTTFGLLAARWVGALDRRRQQLAALRPRLLVVQLGGAAGTRAVWGERADAVVDALADELRLTVPELPWHAERDRIAELAGALSAVAAVVGTVATDLVLLAQNEIGEVAEGAAAGPGSSAMPHKRNPVHATGARAAARLAQGEAQVLLAAAANHELERAAGAWQAEWVALPSALVRTAGAVVRVSAALVDLDVDGSRMRDNLAANHGLTASEALSTVLVPAHGRRDAQALAGELAVRAVDEGRALVEVAAADARVHAAVSPEELAAALEPAAVTALAGPLVDRALAAHDRIRTSLDPA comes from the coding sequence ATGCCGGCAGCTGACCACGGCTGGTCCGACGGCCTGCTGGAAGCCGGTCTCGGCGACGCCGAGGTGGCCGCGGCCGTCGGTTGGCCGGCACGCGTCCGCCGGATGGTCGAGGTGGAGGCGGCGCTCGGCCGGGCGCTCGCGACCGCCGGGGTCGTGCCGGCAGAGGCCGGCGAAGCGATCGCCCGCGCGTGCGACCCGGATCGGGTGGACCTCGTCGCCCTGGCGCGGCAGGCGGCTCGGGCGCCGACGCCCGTGATCCCGCTGGTGGCCGCGCTCGTCGAGCAGGCCGACCCGCTGGCAGCGTCCTGGCTGCACCACGGCGCGACCAGCCAGGACGTGGTCGACACGGCGACGGTGCTGCAGTTGCGCGACGCCCTCGACCTCCTCGACGGTCGGCTGGCCGCGGTCGCGGAGCACGCCGCCGTCCTCGCCCGCCAGCACCGCGACACCGTGATGGCGGGGCGGACGCTCGGTCAACAGGCGGTACCGACGACCTTCGGCCTGCTCGCGGCCCGTTGGGTCGGTGCGCTCGACCGCCGTCGACAGCAGTTGGCTGCGCTCCGGCCGCGTCTGCTCGTGGTCCAGCTCGGTGGTGCGGCCGGCACCCGTGCGGTCTGGGGCGAGCGTGCCGACGCCGTCGTCGATGCGCTGGCGGACGAGCTCCGGCTGACGGTGCCGGAGCTGCCCTGGCACGCGGAGCGGGACCGCATCGCCGAACTGGCGGGCGCGCTGTCGGCGGTGGCCGCCGTCGTGGGGACGGTGGCGACCGATCTCGTGCTGCTCGCGCAGAACGAGATCGGCGAGGTCGCCGAGGGCGCGGCCGCAGGACCCGGGTCGTCGGCGATGCCGCACAAGCGCAACCCCGTGCACGCCACGGGGGCGCGCGCCGCGGCCCGCCTGGCGCAGGGCGAGGCCCAGGTGCTGCTGGCGGCAGCAGCGAACCACGAGCTCGAACGCGCCGCCGGCGCCTGGCAGGCCGAATGGGTGGCCCTGCCGTCCGCCCTGGTGCGCACGGCCGGTGCGGTCGTCCGGGTGTCCGCGGCCCTAGTCGACCTCGACGTCGACGGCTCACGGATGCGGGACAACCTCGCGGCGAACCACGGACTGACCGCGTCCGAGGCCCTGTCCACGGTGCTCGTCCCCGCCCACGGACGACGTGACGCACAGGCTCTCGCCGGTGAGCTCGCCGTACGGGCCGTCGACGAGGGACGTGCGCTGGTCGAGGTCGCCGCCGCCGACGCCCGCGTCCACGCCGCCGTTTCGCCAGAGGAGTTGGCCGCCGCGCTCGAGCCGGCCGCCGTCACCGCCCTGGCCGGACCACTCGTGGACCGCGCCCTGGCCGCCCACGACCGCATCCGGACGTCCCTGGACCCGGCATGA
- the pcaD gene encoding 3-oxoadipate enol-lactonase — protein sequence MSERTIRTPEGVDLHTRVDGPPEAPPLLAINSLGTDLTSWDAQVADWSERWRVVRYDQRGHGRSGVPDGPYTIDQLGQDALAVLDANNVQRADVCGLSLGGVVALWLAVHAPDRVDRVVLADTAARVGTEEGWRRRAAVVRAQGMDAVVDLVLGRFFSPDFRASGAPALAAVEAGLRRADPEGYAASCDALAAADLRSVVGEVTAPCLVVVGTADEATPPDDARELRAHLRDGDYVELPGAGHLANLEQPVTFTRLVTDFLSRTHAPGDLHA from the coding sequence ATGAGCGAACGGACGATCCGGACGCCGGAAGGCGTCGACCTGCACACCCGGGTCGACGGACCGCCCGAGGCCCCGCCCCTGCTGGCGATCAATTCGCTCGGTACCGACCTGACGAGTTGGGACGCCCAGGTCGCCGACTGGTCCGAGCGGTGGCGCGTGGTGCGCTACGACCAGCGCGGCCACGGTCGCTCCGGGGTCCCGGACGGGCCCTACACGATCGATCAGCTCGGGCAGGACGCGCTCGCCGTCCTCGACGCCAACAACGTCCAGCGGGCGGACGTCTGCGGCCTGTCACTGGGCGGCGTCGTCGCCCTGTGGTTGGCGGTCCACGCGCCCGACCGCGTCGACCGGGTCGTGCTCGCCGACACGGCCGCGCGCGTGGGGACCGAGGAGGGCTGGCGGCGACGCGCCGCCGTCGTTCGCGCCCAGGGCATGGACGCGGTCGTCGACCTCGTCCTCGGACGCTTCTTCAGCCCGGACTTCCGCGCGTCGGGCGCCCCGGCACTGGCCGCGGTCGAGGCCGGACTTCGCCGTGCGGATCCCGAGGGCTATGCGGCCAGCTGCGATGCCCTGGCTGCCGCGGACCTGCGGAGTGTCGTTGGCGAGGTGACCGCACCGTGCCTGGTCGTGGTGGGCACGGCCGACGAGGCCACGCCCCCGGACGATGCCCGGGAGCTGCGAGCCCACCTCCGTGACGGCGACTACGTCGAACTGCCCGGCGCCGGGCACCTGGCCAACCTCGAGCAGCCGGTGACCTTCACCCGGCTGGTCACCGACTTCCTCTCCCGCACACACGCTCCAGGAGACCTTCATGCGTGA
- a CDS encoding acetyl-CoA C-acetyltransferase, translated as MRDAVICEPLRTPVGRFGGVLRDVPAQQLAATVVRALLERTGLDPEAIDDVVFGQGYPGGEAPAIGRVAALDAGLPVEVPGLQVDRRCGSGLQAVVDAAMRVQTGIAEVVLAGGAESMSQVEFYTDRIRWGVKAGGVELSDRLARARVTAGGEHHPVPGGMLETAENLRRERSIERQRQDELALRSHQRAVAAQQDGRFAEELVPVEIPQRKGDPVLVDTDEHPRADTTLEALAKLKPIMGRQDEGATVTAGNASGQNDGAAVCVVTTPERAATLGLRPLARLVTWAVAGVPPRTMGIGPVPATAQALGRAGLSLADLDVIELNEAFAAQVLAVTDEWKLDPIGDERFNPNGSGISLGHPVGATGVRILTTLLRELDRREGRYGLETMCIGGGQGMAALFERLS; from the coding sequence ATGCGTGACGCCGTCATCTGCGAACCGCTGCGGACGCCCGTCGGCCGTTTCGGGGGTGTGTTGCGAGACGTACCGGCGCAGCAGCTGGCCGCCACGGTCGTCCGCGCGCTCCTGGAGCGCACGGGTCTCGATCCCGAGGCGATCGACGACGTGGTGTTCGGGCAGGGCTATCCGGGTGGCGAGGCGCCGGCGATCGGTCGGGTCGCGGCCCTCGACGCCGGCCTGCCGGTCGAGGTGCCGGGCCTGCAGGTGGATCGCCGGTGCGGGTCCGGGTTGCAGGCGGTGGTGGACGCCGCGATGCGGGTGCAGACCGGCATCGCCGAGGTCGTGCTGGCCGGTGGCGCGGAGTCGATGAGCCAGGTCGAGTTCTACACCGACCGCATCCGCTGGGGCGTCAAGGCCGGCGGCGTCGAGCTGTCGGACCGGCTGGCCAGAGCTCGTGTCACCGCGGGCGGCGAGCATCATCCGGTGCCCGGCGGGATGTTGGAGACGGCCGAGAACCTGCGCCGTGAGCGCAGCATCGAGCGGCAGCGGCAGGACGAGCTGGCGTTGCGGTCGCACCAGCGGGCCGTCGCCGCCCAGCAGGACGGTCGCTTCGCCGAGGAGCTCGTGCCGGTCGAGATTCCCCAGCGGAAGGGTGATCCGGTCCTCGTCGACACCGACGAGCACCCGCGCGCGGACACGACCCTGGAGGCGCTGGCGAAGCTCAAGCCGATCATGGGCCGCCAGGACGAGGGTGCGACGGTCACGGCCGGCAACGCCTCGGGGCAGAACGACGGCGCTGCGGTCTGCGTCGTGACCACGCCGGAGCGGGCCGCGACGCTGGGCCTGCGGCCGCTGGCGCGGCTCGTGACCTGGGCGGTCGCGGGGGTGCCGCCGCGGACGATGGGGATCGGGCCCGTGCCCGCCACCGCCCAGGCGTTGGGGCGGGCCGGACTGTCCCTGGCCGACCTGGACGTGATCGAGTTGAACGAGGCCTTCGCCGCGCAGGTGCTGGCGGTGACCGACGAATGGAAGCTCGACCCGATCGGTGACGAGCGGTTCAACCCCAACGGTTCCGGGATCTCGCTCGGTCACCCCGTGGGTGCGACCGGGGTGCGGATCCTGACCACGTTGCTGCGCGAACTCGACCGGCGCGAGGGTCGCTACGGGCTGGAGACCATGTGCATCGGCGGTGGTCAGGGCATGGCCGCACTGTTCGAGCGGCTGTCCTGA
- a CDS encoding universal stress protein gives MKVLVGVLDTPEGRAAVDAAADEVRRRDGELHLVVHVASPNDAQASRSFATDLEAARARAEAVAGPLRASGLVATVHAPVDTATPAEAILQVADEQDVDLIVLGLRRRSRVGKLVLGSNAQDVLLGAPVAVLAVKAPVEA, from the coding sequence ATGAAGGTACTGGTGGGGGTGCTCGACACGCCCGAGGGACGGGCGGCGGTGGACGCTGCGGCCGACGAGGTCCGACGCCGCGACGGTGAACTGCACCTCGTCGTCCACGTGGCCAGCCCGAACGATGCGCAGGCGAGCCGCAGCTTCGCGACAGACCTCGAGGCAGCACGCGCACGGGCCGAGGCCGTGGCCGGCCCGCTGCGTGCGTCGGGGCTGGTCGCGACCGTCCACGCGCCCGTCGACACGGCGACCCCCGCGGAGGCGATCCTGCAGGTCGCCGACGAGCAGGACGTCGACCTCATCGTGCTCGGGCTGCGTCGGCGGTCGCGCGTCGGGAAGCTGGTGCTCGGCAGCAACGCGCAGGACGTGCTGCTCGGTGCGCCCGTCGCGGTGCTGGCCGTGAAGGCGCCCGTCGAGGCCTGA
- a CDS encoding TRAP transporter substrate-binding protein, producing the protein MALFAVGCGGNGDDGTDVGTDPAAPEEEPATEDAGTDEPDAADGEGEAAPEDFGDAVTLTFGHPFPPTDPMQVNVWEPWVEEVREATGGTVEIEIHAGGALAPAPQVYENVVAGAQDLGWTMPGYTPGRFPITQIIEAPFVFDGAVEGTEVATELYNEFEAFQEEFGDVKLLSLWAMDTGDLFTRDTPVERLEDLQGLTIRSPAPLQSQALEAMGANAVGMPGPDIYDAVERGVIDGYKLANSATRVFDLGATTGYRTICNCYTGAFVLAMNQQAWDRLSPAQQDALESLTGEGLAMRLAENHQAAADETEATYWPENGVESIELSEEEFGRMREAVQPVFEQWVQEREGEGVPGQEMADRLFELTGAN; encoded by the coding sequence TTGGCGTTGTTCGCCGTGGGTTGTGGTGGCAACGGGGACGACGGGACGGACGTCGGCACCGACCCCGCCGCGCCCGAGGAGGAGCCGGCGACCGAGGACGCGGGTACCGACGAACCCGACGCGGCCGACGGCGAGGGCGAGGCCGCGCCGGAGGACTTCGGTGACGCGGTGACGCTCACGTTCGGGCACCCGTTCCCGCCCACCGACCCGATGCAGGTCAACGTGTGGGAGCCCTGGGTCGAGGAGGTCCGCGAGGCCACGGGTGGCACCGTGGAGATCGAGATCCACGCGGGTGGCGCGCTCGCTCCCGCGCCGCAGGTGTACGAGAACGTCGTCGCCGGCGCGCAGGACCTCGGGTGGACCATGCCGGGCTACACGCCGGGGCGCTTCCCGATCACCCAGATCATCGAGGCGCCGTTCGTCTTCGACGGCGCCGTCGAGGGCACCGAGGTCGCGACCGAGTTGTACAACGAGTTCGAGGCCTTCCAGGAGGAGTTCGGCGACGTCAAGCTGCTGTCGCTGTGGGCGATGGACACGGGCGACCTCTTCACCCGTGACACGCCGGTGGAACGGCTGGAGGACCTGCAGGGCCTGACCATCCGCAGCCCGGCACCGCTGCAGAGCCAGGCGCTCGAAGCGATGGGGGCGAACGCGGTCGGCATGCCCGGTCCCGACATCTACGACGCCGTCGAACGCGGCGTCATCGACGGTTACAAGCTCGCCAACTCCGCCACGCGGGTGTTCGACCTCGGCGCGACCACCGGCTACCGCACGATCTGCAACTGCTACACCGGCGCCTTCGTGCTGGCGATGAACCAGCAGGCCTGGGACCGGCTCTCGCCCGCCCAGCAGGACGCCCTCGAGTCGCTGACGGGCGAGGGGCTGGCCATGCGACTCGCCGAGAACCACCAGGCGGCCGCGGACGAGACCGAGGCCACCTACTGGCCGGAGAACGGCGTGGAGTCCATCGAGCTGTCCGAGGAGGAATTCGGCCGCATGCGTGAGGCGGTCCAGCCGGTCTTCGAGCAGTGGGTCCAGGAGCGCGAGGGCGAGGGCGTCCCGGGGCAGGAGATGGCCGACCGGCTGTTCGAGCTGACGGGCGCCAACTGA
- a CDS encoding TRAP transporter small permease: protein MADNPDPGGDPAAAAAAAGAPTGVTLQELRRQQGDRLGRGLARVNAVLHVAASATMLALLAWTVTDIIGRAFLNRPLRGTVELTELAVVVLVYLGLARVENQDAHISVDLFYVRFGRRGQLVLRTIAGAFSLAVVAVMTWRLYVYAGSLSAGGYTTGILRVPLFPVAMLGVAGAAMFGLAILTNLLVVVRALVRGR, encoded by the coding sequence ATGGCTGACAACCCCGATCCCGGCGGCGACCCGGCGGCAGCAGCGGCTGCCGCCGGCGCCCCCACCGGCGTGACGCTGCAGGAGCTGCGGCGTCAGCAGGGTGACCGGCTCGGCCGTGGGCTGGCCCGCGTCAACGCGGTGCTCCACGTGGCGGCCAGTGCGACCATGCTGGCGCTGCTGGCCTGGACGGTGACCGACATCATCGGCCGGGCCTTCCTCAACCGACCGTTGCGCGGCACCGTCGAACTGACCGAGCTCGCCGTCGTCGTCCTGGTCTACCTCGGACTCGCCCGCGTGGAGAACCAGGACGCCCACATCTCGGTGGACCTGTTCTACGTGCGGTTCGGCCGTCGCGGTCAACTCGTGTTGCGCACGATCGCGGGCGCCTTCAGCCTGGCCGTGGTCGCGGTCATGACCTGGCGGCTGTACGTCTACGCGGGGTCCCTGAGCGCCGGCGGCTACACCACCGGCATCCTGCGGGTGCCGTTGTTCCCGGTGGCGATGCTGGGCGTCGCCGGCGCCGCGATGTTCGGCCTGGCGATCCTGACGAACCTGCTCGTCGTCGTCCGTGCCCTCGTGCGGGGCCGTTGA
- a CDS encoding TRAP transporter large permease, whose amino-acid sequence MATELIGLIGFLVMLLLIALRVPVALAMIGVAVVGYAYIVTPDAALARLGADAFRGASLYSLSVIPFFILMGMLLANANLGRDVYVALDRFLWRVRGGLSVATIAASTLFASVSGSSIASASTMSRVAVPEMQRHGYDDGLSAASAAVGGTLGSLIPPSALLVLYGVLTAEPIGQVLMAGLLPGLMTALILMLTAWVLVRRRPALAPTKTAPPKVSVGGAIRLVWAVPVIFAISMGGLYLGVFTPTESGAAGAFLALVYGVLTRRLTMRRFYAAVSDTIKVSAQIFLLMIAGQVFGFFLAVTRIPMWLGRTISEIDLTPWLVVALIFGIYFALGAIMDEIAILVIMTPMMYPVVIDLGYDGVWFGVLTMMMLLTGLLTPPIGLITFVVSGLTGISLSKVFRGLTPFWLALCAAILLVITFPAIATWLPELMR is encoded by the coding sequence ATGGCCACGGAGCTCATCGGCCTCATCGGCTTCCTGGTCATGCTGCTGCTGATCGCGCTGCGCGTGCCCGTCGCTCTCGCGATGATCGGCGTGGCCGTCGTCGGCTACGCGTACATCGTCACGCCCGACGCCGCCCTGGCGCGGCTGGGCGCCGACGCCTTCCGGGGGGCGTCGCTCTACAGCCTGTCCGTCATCCCGTTCTTCATCCTGATGGGCATGCTGCTGGCGAACGCCAACCTCGGCCGCGACGTCTACGTGGCGCTCGACCGCTTCCTCTGGCGTGTGCGCGGCGGCCTGTCGGTGGCGACGATCGCGGCCTCGACGCTGTTCGCGTCCGTCAGCGGCTCGAGCATCGCGTCGGCATCGACGATGTCGCGCGTCGCCGTGCCGGAGATGCAACGGCACGGCTACGACGACGGGCTGTCGGCGGCATCGGCGGCCGTCGGCGGGACCCTCGGTTCGCTCATCCCTCCCAGCGCGCTGCTCGTGCTGTACGGCGTGCTGACCGCCGAGCCGATCGGGCAGGTCCTGATGGCGGGCCTGCTGCCCGGCCTGATGACGGCGCTGATCCTCATGCTCACCGCCTGGGTACTCGTCCGCCGGCGTCCCGCGCTGGCGCCGACGAAGACCGCACCGCCGAAGGTGTCGGTCGGCGGCGCGATCCGGCTGGTGTGGGCGGTGCCGGTGATCTTCGCCATCAGCATGGGTGGCCTGTACCTCGGCGTGTTCACGCCGACGGAGTCGGGCGCGGCCGGCGCCTTCCTGGCACTCGTGTACGGGGTGCTCACGCGCCGGCTGACGATGCGTCGCTTCTACGCGGCGGTCAGTGACACGATCAAGGTCAGCGCACAGATCTTCCTGCTGATGATCGCCGGTCAGGTCTTCGGCTTCTTCCTCGCGGTCACCCGCATCCCGATGTGGCTCGGGCGCACCATCAGCGAGATCGACCTGACGCCGTGGCTGGTGGTCGCGCTCATCTTCGGGATCTACTTCGCCCTGGGCGCGATCATGGACGAGATCGCCATCCTCGTCATCATGACGCCGATGATGTACCCCGTCGTCATCGACCTCGGCTACGACGGCGTGTGGTTCGGCGTCCTCACCATGATGATGCTGCTGACCGGCCTGCTCACGCCGCCGATCGGGTTGATCACCTTCGTGGTGTCCGGCCTCACGGGCATCTCCCTGAGCAAGGTCTTCCGCGGCCTGACGCCGTTCTGGCTCGCGCTGTGCGCCGCCATCCTGCTCGTCATCACCTTCCCGGCCATCGCGACGTGGCTGCCCGAACTCATGCGTTGA